CCTACCGACGACGACCGGTTGTTTAAAATAGAGGAGCAAGCCAACGACAGCGCGCTTTCTGACAGAGATTTGGCCCAGCTTAGATCAATGAATGtacgtaaatatattttttttaattattatttaagtagaCACTGAGTTATTGTCTATCTGTTGATGTGGTGACAGGAAGGGGAACTGTCGGAAGATCTTTACAACTTCCACGAAGCGGTTTCCGCACTTCAGCTGATGGAGGAAGAGGTACTGGATACGCACAAAGCCGTTATCGATAACTCGAACAAGTTTCTGAATGATGCCCATGAAGTATTCAGCGCGACCCATGAAGTCGATTACGACCAAGAAGGtgagttttatttactttcgcggtttatatattttggcATTTTAGAGCACCGTTTTGCCCGTAGCAGTAGGACATTGCAAGccccatattattttttttacacgttaattatcatattttatataaattagtcTTAATATTCTTATCTATCGcttgacaaaaatatttataaaataattcagtaAGATATCGTAAGATCCCTAAGCTCGGAAGCCTTCAGGTCTAGTTAattatgtaataaattaaaaaaaaaatgatgccaACAATCAAGCGACATGTCAACATCACTATCACTGTGCCTCGCGTTTCATGACAGATTCTCGCGCTAACCCTAAGGCTAACTCACTCTTCACGTTAACTGATGGCTGGGAAGACGACGACGATGACAATTCATCCAGTGGATCAACAGTTAATTTGGGTTTCATGGACTACAGTAGCTCAGAGGAGGACGATCGTGTCAACGACGCCCGGattgacgaaaaaaattctccatgGAAATACGAACGCGCAGGATCCACTTGCAGTTCGAACTCCGACTCCAGTTACAATTCAAATCCCTGCGCTGCAGATCACGAGATCAAATCGCCCAAGTTGAGACCAAAATCCGAGTCACGAGTCTGTGTTAcgactgaaaaaatatttatgaatgaaAACTGTACTGTTAAGTCGACGCTACAAAAGACCAAGAGAAACTGTAGCAGGAGTGACAGCTCCAAGCCCAAGTGGTTGACgactggtaaaaaaaatagtaccaAGTGGAGCTGGACTGGGAAGGTCATTGATCACAACAGCAAGCGATCCACTTACACGAGTTCCAACTCATTAGCTAACGAGGATAGATCTGAATCAGGACTGGGTTCAATTACCAGAAGCCCGAGCCCCGTCGACGCTGATTTATTCTACAGCAACGATCCTGATATCCGTGCCAAGGTCTTCGGTCTCGCAGCTTCGAAAACTCGAGTTACTCGGAGCAATTCTTTCAGACCCACCAATCAAGTCCCGGCCAATTCCGAGACCGACACCAacactgattcaaaaaatatcgtgATCGGATCAGCCCGAAAAAGACACCGAGTATCCAATGCACGGAAAAGTCTCTACGCTTTTAATTCAAACGCCGAATTAACTGATAATTATCTCGCTGATGAATCATTTCATCCGCacgatgataaaaaaaattgtgataaatCGAGCGATCAGGTTGTGAGTAAAAACGACTCATGTCGTAGAGTCATGAATTTCGCCATAAATTTTGTGTGGAATCTCGTATTCTTTTCGATTCTCCCActactttatattattttcttcgtTTACTTCAAAGACTaagcatttaaattaaaagtgcaTTTATTAGCAACGCATTTagtagtttttattaaaattacgatcATTTGTACTGAAATTATGTGGGTAATTTGACATTATCTTGATAGGCtgcgttaaattaaattttattgactgAAATCTAATTCAAAGTcatagatatttatatatatattgtttagattgtaattaaaaatatgcgaTTTGTATTCTTAATGatctaagtttttttttaagcatgCGCGCATgtttttttgcatttaataatttttcgatgaaATTTAGTctataaaatgttaattattgtttgaaaATCGCTAAATgttatgtttaaataaatttaacgtcACAAAttgagtatttaataaaaggcAATATATGACAAAATATTATCACAGATAgagtttattgttattattattttaagtgaataattaaaattgttgagctgacttatatatttatattaaaataaaatatgagagAACGAAAAAATGTAACGCCAGCAAACCTTCGCAGATTTGAGACGGAAAAGAACAAAGTTTGAGTCACCAAACATGATGAGGAGGTTCTCATTGTCTAGACGTCTCATTGACAGAATTCAATTTTCAGATGGTACGATATATTACTTATATCAGCCAATttataaaagataaattaattgctTTATCATTTAATGTACACAAttgttatactttttttttttttaattactaatattGGGAAAATCATTTCATTCAgttgtaattatttagttCTATATATTGGccataaaaaattgtcatttgaattttttttttttaaatgtctacatacgaattatatatgaaaattgataattattaattatttactaatttgatattttttaaattttttcaaattcatttttgttgagagaaaaacgttctgatcttcaggtacataatttTTGACAGAATAAGAACttaaggaaaattttataattttttttttcaattactaattttagaaaaaacgTTTCAttcaattgtaattattaagttCTACATAtttgctgtaaaaaattgtcatttagatattttttttttaaatgtctacgtataaattatatatgaaaattaataattattaattatttactgacttaatcttttttttaatattttaaaaatttttggaaattgaactcaataaaaatagtttttttttttttttttttttttttttttttgataaaataagaACTTGAATAgaatctgataatttttttttttaaattactaattttggGAAAATCATTTCATTTAgttgtaattatttagttCTCTGagttttatgagtgtgaatttagcaggcatcagacaaatttaaaaatataaataaatagagtaaataatgaaaaaaataatacttataaaaaatgcacttattaatttcaaaattttttaaatgcgcattttttttaaatttagttttattaattatttactccatttattaattattttaaatttgtctaatGTCCGCTACATTCACATTTAGTTCTATATATTGGCTCTCAAaaagtttcattaaatttttttttataaataataaaggaatagaatttaataattttttttttaatttgatgggtaaattaaaaaaaatttaggataGCGTTTTTTAAGaccaaaaataaactaaataattatcaaatcatagagatcattttaaaataaaaaaaatcccagtTGATtgtgaagaagaaaaaattaaaataaataaataaaaaaaagcctcgacttttttctttttcgtaCATCAATGAGGTCCTGGtgcatatttataaaaattttgagaataaataaatcaccgacgctttcataaaattacaaactaCCTCAGGCTTCCATATATGTACAAGAatttatattgttaaataaatgttGTTCGTTCATTTTTTGTAACCGGCCACTGCACTAATGCTCTCTCAAATATATAACACATGTATTACTttactatatatacattttttttcattatataaatACTAATTGCATTTTAACGCTTCAATGTCACGTGCTGCTTAGTGTGAATCGTTGGCATCAAGtttgcaaataaatttttttcttcaatgaattttaaaataagtactcatttatatataaatataaatataaacaaatcaACTTGATAAATATCCATGACAAAAATATCCATAAAATAAATCACCAAAGTCCAAAATATCCGTTGATAAAATTACTATCTCTTTAcattttactcaaaaaattaatttctttagtAAAAAGCTTTctaataatttagaaaatttctcaattaatttaaacaatcattaaaattttttttttctacactgCCCTTTTTTGGAACcataaaaatgtattaaaaaatttattaactttttttttgtacttgtaaataaaaattacaatcattagtaaaaaaaatagtgatttATACACCCagggaggaaagtaggacatttCAATCCGTGTGTAATTTCAACACGCGGATTGGGACAACTATTCtcaatgatatttatattatttttcatcagatTTATACCTGAAAGTCtcagtatattacacaccgagAGAGGAAAGAAGGACATTCCGACCCCCGTGTGTAATTACCTACTCGATctgcacctgaaagtttaaatttttgcctctaTTCGTTGGAAGAATAgcgcatgcgctaatttttctcattcgttttctcataaaagaaaagaacgaCTTTTTTTCCCTGTAAACTGGACagaaatttcaagttttgGTGCAGGTacagtggaaaaatttttgcttgaGGGAAGAATTGCGTATGCACTAATTTTTCTCATTTCTCGATCAgctcaaaaaaaagttgttgacttgttattaaattcaagGCGACAATTTGTTATCATGTGATTAATTGTTAACTTAAAttcaatagtatattacacacctagtgCAGTAAATACGAAAGCCTCACATTAAATgtgatagatagatagatagatagataatataatttatttgaccaTGAAGTCATGACTTCTTGCGgtcatcaaaaacaaaaatacataGTATAACATACGTTTTATTCTTATGTTCCTTTCTACAATTTTAACAATACtgttttcaataattcaattcATGACACagtaataaaatacaatatataACACAATAATAGAATATGAGATATAATCATAAATCATAAATCCATCTCTTGCTcaaagaaataatcaaaacacGCTTTTCTAAACTCAATAAATATCGTCATATTAGTACAGTTTGCGATCTGCgacatttcttattttactgccctaggtatgtaatatactattattgtGCCCTTGGGttgttttctcataaaaaagaaaaacgaCTTTCATCCCTTTAAATAGATCAGGAATTTAAACATTCAGGTACAGATCTagtgaaaaatagtataccCTCCAAGGAGATCCCAATCCGCGTGTTTTCCACCCTCGCCTTCAACAATTACACACAGAATGTACTACTTTCCTCCTTTGACGTACAATATACCATAAAATTACtaacaaattaatatcacAACATACatcataaaactttattttatattcaaatattatggctctcaaatatttttgtcctgaatgtttaattttgtcacaaaaaataataattggtaCCGTTGGGTAACAAGCGTGACCCAAACGATAGCTGAAAATATTGCGCTTGTCATTacttggtttaaaaaaaaaaagccccCACCCTCTTTAAATATTGTGTGTTTCAGCGTACGCTAAAAAGTGGGAAGAACTTTTGCTGCAGCAACGTGATACAATCAACGCTGCGCTGGACCAAGTCAGTCAGTTCCGTAGTCAGCTCGTCCAAGAAGAGCGCATCAGCCAGGAAATGACACGTGTCTGTAACACGCGATTCAACTAACTCATCGaaataagatttaaaatttaaatttaaatactaatgatattaataaaataaatacaaaaatttatcaatatcaaCGCTATCATTTCTGTAATTAAATCGCGATTTAAAAATCCCGCTCAAGATCTCGTTATCTAAAGTTTAAACATCCACGCACTTGGACTTGACTGGATAAAATCTATCCCAGCAAGGTCACGTTTTATTAAAAGTTGATCACTTTGATCAAGTTATTGATCGaaactgattaattatttttctttcacaAAAAGTCAAGTGataactcaaaaatttcaaattaattcatATCAGAGCGTTGATTGCTAATTAGaatcctttttatttaaattattttattttttttagtcaacagTTGACGTCTTTACGCGGtcttacatttataaatattaataataattaaaatataaatatttatgtattttttggaTATGAAAGAAACACTGACATCAAATTAATCCGAGTAGGCCTAcgataattaatcatttaaaatgcTTAAGAGTTcttgtatttattaaacatagtgagagataattattaattattaattaatctattattattattaatattaaaaaaaaagagaaatatCAATATGTTACGCGGGatctttaataaatatcaagatgtaaaaaatttaagtgttaCAGCTTTTACGAGAGTTAACGGATCATAATtagtacagaaaaaaaattttaaataataattgaaatttaaattaaaatgatatgtTATGAGTGTGTGTGCGTGCATGAAAAATGATTGGATCGTAAGCTTGTTAATAGATAGTtgaagattaataaaaaagattatttctattaaataaaatagtcagtatactaattaattttttttttacgcgggaTCTGTCGGCGattttttgtattgtaattttaattataattataatttttaatttttatttaacacttcCGCGGATCAGGTCCCCGCGTTCTGCTTTTGAATCTTGATACTGAAATTACCAgaggtctgataatttttaaaatgataaattattaaaaattaattattttgaaaaattgcatctatagtttttttaattttctacatgcgcatttttttttttttaaatttgttgaaaaaaaaatcaaaaaattagacggtaacttcaggatcattttgaatcatgatcctgaagttcattatttttgtaatttttttttcaagatatcgattaataaaaaaaaaaaaataaaaaaatgcacatgtagaaaatgaaaaaaactacgggtggaatttttcaaaatatttttttttataatttattggccaaaaaaaaaaaaatccaaaaattagatgtcggGTAAGTTCAGGATCATTATGAAtcatgatcctaaagttaactatttttgaatttttttttttttttttcaaatattaattatcaaaaaaaaaaaaactagaaatatgcacatgtagaaatttaaaaaaactataagtgcaatttttcaaaacattttttttttataatctatcgggttaaaaaaaaaaccaaaaattattagacgtctggtaacttcagtatcgtTTTGAATcgcattgaaaaataattaaaagtaaagcCAAATAACGACTGAATTGAAAAGTTATTTAGATTTTACATCAAAGACACAATCGCCTTAAGtattctttgtttttttttctttttcaaattcttatCTAAGTTATTAAgaggataaataaaataatttaggtaATAAATGATGTACTGCgttaactaatttttcataCGTAAGTTGAGTTTGTGTAACCGGTGTAATAACTCCTGtcttgttttaaataataactttgttgtcctcgaggattgaattagtggcctttaataataaacaaaaaaaaaaaaataataaatattaattaagtaataaaataaaatgataaatttgtattgtatttaaagagaaaaaatatggatttcagtataaaatttttatttgttacaattaattaatgagtcggatttaaataaaagcatAAATAACTCGACCAgcaagtatataaataacctttcacatttttttaaataaataaagttaatttgacttcaataaaaattaatttttatgtacatcataaataattatctccTTTCAGCTTTCAGTCGACAAAACGCACACTATTTAAGCTCTGGTTAATTAACTAGTCGTCGATAAAGTCCCCGCTGCCGTCGTCGTCGAGAATTATGGTCCTGTGGCGGTCCTTCATCAGCGTCTCCTGGCTGAGAGCCGGAACTTGTTTCGAGAATTCGGTTGTCGCCCAGAGGAACAGGTCGAGGGTTTGCTCGGTGCACTCGGCGATGAATCTGACAAAAGGTCTTACGTCACCGCTGTTGGCGATCTGTAGATACTCGTAGTATTTATGACGGTATTGTTTGTGGATAATTACTGGAGGATAACCGGCTTGCATCAGAATGGTGTTCATCAGGAGTCTTGATGTTCTGCCATTGCCGTCAGTGAATGGATGAATGTGTACTAATTTGTAATGAGCCAGTGCTGCATacctgaaattattttaattacacactttattatattttttttaatggattGCAGTACGGCCTAGAGacctacacattttttttttacaattgtaCTTTTGCCTATTATTTGTCTTTATCGTAcggctgtggcccgacttgtACCTACTGTACTGCGTAACGTGATGCTCTACACCTTACCTTGCAATAGAAGTGCAGCGGCATGGAGAAATCACAGAGAAAACCAGAGTTTCAGCTCAGAAATATGAATGAAactttatgagtgtgaatgtagcagacatcagacaaatttaaaattattaataaatagagtaaataattgataaaataaaattttgaaaaaatgcgcacttaaaaaattttgaaattaataagtgcattttttcaaaatttcatttttttaatttttttacccgatttatttataattttaaatttgtctgatgtctgctacattcacactcgttgAAACTTTTGACATCTCGTTGACGCacatatgtataaaaaatttcagttaaaCTTTTTAGCTCTTATACGTaaaatatcatataaattttacgtAAAATGAAAGCTGATACTTTACATCAAGTTTACGTGTGGGAGAGCAAAAAGACTAGACGTCATCGAGATGGCAGatgtttaatttcaatttttgagtttaaatGTTGATCTTATAGAGACTTCTCATCGGTCAATATTTGATTGCACGTATAGAGGAAGCTccaatgtacctgaagatcggaatgtttttcgcggaacgaaaaaaaaattggaaattaaaCAATCTAATGGATGactagatttttgaaatgtttcgcgTATAGATGCTAGTGGTTCCATGACACTGATCCCCGACAAGTAATCAAACGATACTTGATCCCAGACAACTGATCCCACTGAAAAattcgtaaaataattaattactatgaaatgagtaattaaaattcactgtTGTAAAtacaaaaagttaaattatgtaaattagtTGTTGATGGGATCAGTTGACGGCACACCAGATACTGGTATGTCAGTCGAAAATTACAGGTCACCAGCAAACTACGTTCAGCAGttgaaacataattttttttcattttcgttgggCGAAAAACGCGATCTCCGGATGCTCAGCTcgtgatcgataaaattacCATCCGATCGGTCACTAGAACACCATTCCTACTGAATGCTACTTAACTTTGGTGATCACACGTGTACCAAACGACTGTCTCTGCCGCACCCACATActctattataattatttaaataaaattacctaacAGGATGCATGCGAATAGCTTGCTCACTATTGAGCCAGTCAGCAAACTCCTGCATCAAATAATGAATATCCCCAGGACCTGGCGGAATATGACCACCGACGTAGACCTGGGTCCGCCTGAAATTGCCCCCTTCAATAGGATCCACATGTCCTAGGACTCTCCTATGAATCTCCAGAATGTCTTTGATGGTAATAGAGCCTATTCTATTGACTAGTGTCGCATTTATATACTTCATAGCAGCGTCCAGCCCCAATATTTCATTGTGCTCATCGATACTTTTACCAGCAACCGCGGTTCTGGTTTCAACGATCGCCCGGGTCTGTGCCAAATTCATCGTGTTGCCTTCGATGCCCACTGTGTGGTAAATATGTTGGAAGTAAGCCTCCTTTTTGGCCCTTATCAGCGCGGCATTGTTGTCCGGTATCGCCGAGAGCGCGTCTCGCTTCTCGTCAATTCTGCTCAAGGTTCTCTTGTCCAGTTCCTCGACGACCCTGGCCGTTCGCTGGCGATTCGTCAACGCGCCTTCGTGATTCGGCTCATAAGTGAGCGCTTTAACGTAGAACTCATCAGCGCGTATTATGTCATTTTGGATCTGCTCCAAAAATTCCCCGTAGTGGTTCAGGACATCTGGGTGCTGGGGCGCCAGGGCGACGGCATGTTGAAATAGTTTTATAGCTTTTCGACGTTTTCCTGATAACTTCATGTCCAGAGCAAGCTGCAGTGATGCGATTGCTTCAAATACATCAGCTACGTCCTGAGATTTTGATGATTCCTGTAGTTCGCCAGAGAGAAGTGGAAGGCCAAGGGTACTGTCATCTTGGACATGTAGGGCGTCTTCGGAAGGCAATGGTGAAAATGAACGTCTTACTTCTctttctataataaatttaaatgaattagaCTAGAGACTAAATTAAAACGACCCTggttgaaatttttcggacttttctctaaaaaaaaactctgaaaaagtctttagaactttgaaaagtctttagaattttgaaaGTCATTAGAgctttgaaaaagtctttagaattttgaaaaagttttcaGAACTTtcaaaaagtctttagaatttttaaaaagtttccAGAACTTtcaaaaagtctttagaaatttgaaaaagttttcaGAGCTTTCAAAAGtctttagaattttgaaaaagtcttagaattttgaaaaaaagtcttagaattttgaaaaaaagtcttccgaattttgaaaaattctttagaactttagaactgattttttcagagaaaattttgaaaaatttccaccagggtacGTATCAACATTAAGTAGGacacgtaaaaataataaaagttacctggattataattaaaattaaaatggatTCTAAAGTACGATGATAATACTGCAGTTACAAAGGCTAAAAATATACcactgattattattataaataatttgaattttttgtcagctgCTGGTGGTCCTTTCTCGTTATTTACGTATGCTGACTTCTTGGTGAACAGCAAGTAGCAGTCATTTGAACAATTAGACAACATTCTGACACAACTGTTTCTCTTACTGGATTCAAGTTTAATTCTGATGATGTTGATACTGGATTTATATGACGAATTTGTTGCATGCTTGATGTCTATTTTATAACTTATCACTGACACTTTATCAAACTACAAACGTTATTTTAACGCACGGTTTATCAGTATTGGGATTTACTGCATCATGTGTTGTCATGTGTGTTTTGATACACACACATGTGTGTCATATCATCAATAGTAGTCATGTGGGTGAGTTTAATTGGTCggaatataaatattgtttactTCAGGACCTAGATGTCATtgcatttaaattcaaatgatcAGAAATTACCGGCAGCGcatcattttttatgacaGCTGAGtatcaagaaaaataaaaacaaaaacaagatttttttttcaactatgaTACTTTGAACTTACATGTAATGATGTAAGTcattaaaaatgacaaaatcaGTGACATAGTTTGACGTGTTTCATATTTTAGTTATCATTTGTTGTAATTAGAAATTatgttacaaatttttacttatattattaaataagattttattttttaaggttATTGT
The DNA window shown above is from Microplitis mediator isolate UGA2020A chromosome 1, iyMicMedi2.1, whole genome shotgun sequence and carries:
- the LOC130676070 gene encoding protein adenylyltransferase Fic, with the translated sequence MLSNCSNDCYLLFTKKSAYVNNEKGPPAADKKFKLFIIIISGIFLAFVTAVLSSYFRIHFNFNYNPEREVRRSFSPLPSEDALHVQDDSTLGLPLLSGELQESSKSQDVADVFEAIASLQLALDMKLSGKRRKAIKLFQHAVALAPQHPDVLNHYGEFLEQIQNDIIRADEFYVKALTYEPNHEGALTNRQRTARVVEELDKRTLSRIDEKRDALSAIPDNNAALIRAKKEAYFQHIYHTVGIEGNTMNLAQTRAIVETRTAVAGKSIDEHNEILGLDAAMKYINATLVNRIGSITIKDILEIHRRVLGHVDPIEGGNFRRTQVYVGGHIPPGPGDIHYLMQEFADWLNSEQAIRMHPVRYAALAHYKLVHIHPFTDGNGRTSRLLMNTILMQAGYPPVIIHKQYRHKYYEYLQIANSGDVRPFVRFIAECTEQTLDLFLWATTEFSKQVPALSQETLMKDRHRTIILDDDGSGDFIDD